From the Leishmania panamensis strain MHOM/PA/94/PSC-1 chromosome 31 sequence genome, one window contains:
- a CDS encoding 3,2-trans-enoyl-CoA isomerase, mitochondrial precursor, putative (TriTrypDB/GeneDB-style sysID: LpmP.31.2160) codes for MRRAISSSLTRCAGAAGVTSALLQLPQHRLQSQAPPGGLQQGCQQAPKAAHTGHEHSHHPEPEVEPPRKPTEVPKFVRINTSDKGITNVQLARPPVNSLSLEFFQELNQWMLWLGSNEETKAVVISSAIPTVYSAGLDLAEVHNPNPERIPGFWQSFQEMWLIFNSFPKPIIAAITGSAPAAGCIIAMGCDYRVMARGPKDTTKINRLYHIGLNETKLGLVAPPWTVPAYCHLLGSRQAEQMLQLGETPLADDAHKLGLIDEVASDEERTIEAAYKQAERFLSVPQKPRLMSRELVRREYLQMLASDKDRKRDTDAFMKMVLNPEVQHNVERYLERLKSRSRK; via the coding sequence ATGCGCcgcgccatctcctcctcgctcacccgctgtgccggcgctgccggcgtgACGTcggccctgctgcagcttccgcagcaccgcctccagtCGCAGGCACCGCCTGGtgggctgcagcagggcTGTCAGCAAGCCCCGAAAGCCGCTCATACCGGGCACGAGCACAGCCACCACCCGGAACCAGAGGTCGAGCCGCCAAGGAAGCCGACGGAGGTGCCCAAGTTTGTGAGGATCAACACGAGTGACAAGGGCATCACGAACGTGCAGCTGGCCCGTCCCCCGGTGAACTCGCTGAGCCTGGAGTTCTTCCAGGAACTCAACCAGTGGATGCTGTGGCTTGGCAGCAACGAGGAGACGAAGGCTGTAGTCATCTCTTCTGCGATTCCGACAGTCTACTCGGCCGGACTCGACCTCGCCGAGGTACACAACCCGAACCCTGAGCGCATCCCTGGCTTCTGGCAGAGCTTCCAGGAGATGTGGCTGATCTTCAACTCTTTTCCCAAGCCGATCATCGCGGCCATTACGGGCagcgcaccggcggcggGATGCATCATTGCGATGGGCTGCGACTACCGCGTCATGGCTCGCGGGCCGAAGGACACCACGAAAATCAACCGTCTGTACCACATTGGCCTTAACGAGACGAAGCTAGGACTTGTCGCCCCGCCATGGACGGTGCCAGCGTACTGCCACCTTCTGGGCTCACGCCAGGCGGAGcagatgctgcagctgggTGAGACACCCTTGGCTGATGATGCCCACAAGCTCGGGCTGATTGACGAGGTGGCCTCTGATGAGGAGCGGACGATCGAAGCCGCCTACAAGCAGGCGGAACGCTTCCTCAGCGTGCCACAGAAGCCCCGTTTGATGTCGCGTGAACTGGTTCGCCGTGAGTACCTGCAGATGCTTGCCTCCGATAAAGACCGGAAGCGCGATACGGACGCATTTATGAAAATGGTGCTCAACCCTGAGGTACAACACAACGTGGAGCGCTACCTGGAGCGCCTCAAGAGCCGCTCTCGTAAGTAA